A window from Triticum aestivum cultivar Chinese Spring chromosome 6D, IWGSC CS RefSeq v2.1, whole genome shotgun sequence encodes these proteins:
- the LOC123142777 gene encoding uncharacterized protein — protein MDGGRHGQGSSGMDASLGRRAKIQPSASNEAWGKKVAPAWEEVGREGQGDVGEQAVKEWGSEGQRSATIPSPILEHAASIEAEQVAQLILAVKLNMTCTCTCIHLLLNDHQKGLQPLPPSRRWSYSCSRRARAVSCGGSRRHQGGEGDLSRRVLTADMNEYRRQAVGARAGISEATDLCPAREDEPLDPVGNIILNTIWYSRAYPPAKNVEISAISTRGLLRIAVRSLYGLVSFLCTRCAATHLTPDEAIRRLQAVGADLRLADPNLLVDDDKNDDDMVVSATVEQAYTAAAAAARHPEPHDQVELLRPSNSVSRMASDRLKGDAVLSHEDAEHLPEYLMYSCMLSEHQQQPETKIKVLDRWAHIRVQHRINKFWDQHARLVGMAKSAMDSYSNELGVPSYKLHVICGANEYVDGPVCTRPGKGYYRCSHINFLAAQSAATPPTLFFAECANDGTDVRLCCPVRVLPPGTEQVRCMYCEYHGSRIVHPTRVSFRGRNIEFEKMLCGEGVYSKSFTNNGIIAHSREASGCVGAVVDDCIYDVYRRDDTPIKAEDFVRMSDANVVFD, from the exons ATGGACGGCGGCCGCCATGGCCAGGGGTCCTCGGGGATGGACGCCTCGCTAGGCCGCCGCGCAAAAATCCAACCTTCAGCTTCAAACGAGGCATGGGGGAAGAAGGTCGCACCGGCGTGGGAGGAGGTGGGAAGGGAGGGGCAAGGCGACGTGGGCGAGCAAGCAGTGAAAGAATGGGGTAGCGAGGGACAGAGATCAG CTACAATTCCATCACCTATCCTTGAACACGCTGCATCAATTGAAGCAGAACAGGTCGCTCAGTTGATCCTGGCCGTGAAACTAAACATGACATG CACTTGCACATGCATCCATCTCCTCCTCAACGACCACCAAAAGGGCCTCCAGCCGCTGCCGCCATCACGCCGTTGGAGCTACAGTTGCTCGCGTAGGGCGCGGGCAGTGAGCTGCGGTGGCTCGCGGAGGCATCAGGGAGGTGAGGGAGATCTGAGCCGGCGCGTGCTGACTGCTGACATGAACGAGTACCGACGACAAGCTGTGGGGGCTCGCGCAGGCATCAGCGAGGCGACG GATTTGTGTCCTGCTCGGGAAGACGAGCCGCTGGATCCGGTCGGCAACATCATCCTCAACACCATCTGGTATAGCCGAGCCTACCCTCCAGCGAAGAATGTCGAGATATCGGCGATTAGCACCAGAGGCCTTCTGCGGATCGCTGTCCGATCCTTATATGGTCTTGTTTCCTTTCTCTGCACCCGGTGTGCCGCGACACACCTCACACCTGATGAAGCAATTCGACGACTGCAGGCTGTCGGTGCTGATCTCCGACTCGCTGATCCAAACCTCCTAGTTGATGATGATAAGAATGATGATGATATGGTGGTATCTGCCACTGTCGAACAAGCCTACACTGCTGCGGCTGCAGCAGCTCGACACCCTGAGCCTCATGACCAGGTAGAGCTTCTCAGGCCGTCTAATTCAGTGTCGCGGATGGCCTCCGACCGTCTCAAGGGTGATGCCGTGCTCTCCCATGAGGATGCTGAGCACCTCCCTGAATACTTGATGTATTCCTGCATGTTATCAGAACACCAGCAGCAGCCAGAAACAAAGATCAAGGTTCTAGACCGGTGGGCTCACATAAGGGTGCAACATCGGATTAACAAGTTCTGGGACCAGCATGCTAGGCTCGTCGGAATGGCGAAATCTGCAATGGACTCATACAGCAATGAACTCGGG GTACCAAGTTACAAGCTTCATGTTATCTGCGGTGCCAATGAGTATGTTGATGGTCCTGTGTGCACAAGGCCTGGCAAAGGCTACTACCGTTGCTCCCACATCAACTTCCTTGCTGCCCAATCTGCTGCTACACCTCCGACGCTCTTCTTTGCTGAATGTGCCAATGATGGCACAGATGTGCGCTTGTGCTGCCCTGTGCGTGTGCTGCCTCCAGGCACTG AACAAGTCCGTTGCATGTACTGTGAGTACCATGGGAGTAGGATTGTACACCCAACAAGGGTGAGCTTCCGTGGGCGCAACATCGAGTTTGAGAAGATGCTGTGTGGAGAAGGAGTGTATTCAAAGTCATTCACCAACAATGGGATCATCGCACACAGCCGCGAGGCAAGTGGCTGTGTAGGTGCTGTGGTTGACGACTGCATCTACGACGTCTACCGACGTGACGATACACCTATAAAGGCAGAGGACTTTGTACGTATGTCAGATGCTAATGTGGTGTTTGACTGA
- the LOC123146174 gene encoding CBS domain-containing protein CBSX2, chloroplastic isoform X2, which translates to MEALLGSAREHSYTTSTQDKEAVSGEEQLASMACINTLQSCSMFKGAKTEARRGRASGGSFGCRASTFMDGSGLRLGLDENPDAIISGEWPENFSLLSYDDLRAYLQSQQQQQQQPPSHAGDQRGPLLREAMSTPVLMVTAEQALVEVEGHFQLVSGLPVVDSARRCIGVVVKSDRVRASHGSKTKIADVMTSPAITLSCDKTVTDAAALMLRKKIHRLPIVNQDNQVIGIVTRDDVLRALEAMLKF; encoded by the exons ATGGAGGCCCTGCTGGGATCTGCAAGAGAACACAGTTACACAACATCCACACAAGACAAGGAAGCAGTAAGCGGTGAAGAACAGCTAGCATCCATGGCCTGCATCAATACCTTGCAGAGCTGCTCCATGTTCAAAGGGGCCAAGACTGAAGCCAGAAGAGGTAGAGCCAGTGGCGGGAGCTTTGGGTGCCGGGCGTCCACGTTCATGGACGGCAGCGGGCTCCGGCTCGGGCTCGACGAGAACCCCGACGCCATCATCTCCGGGGAGTGGCCCGAGAACTTCTCCCTCCTCAGCTACGACGACCTCCGCGCGTACCTCCAgtcccagcagcagcagcaacaacaaccaccTTCCCATGCCGGCGATCAG CGGGGGCCGCTCCTGCGCGAGGCCATGTCGACGCCCGTGCTGATGGTCACAGCGGAGCAGGCGCTGGTGGAGGTTGAAGGCCACTTTCAGCTCGTGTCAGGCCTCCCGGTTGTCGACAGCGCTCGCAGATGCATCGGGGTCGTCGTCAAGAGCGATCGTGTGAGGGCTTCACATGGG TCGAAGACGAAGATTGCAGATGTGATGACATCTCCAGCAATCACGCTATCATGCGATAAAACAGTGACCG ATGCCGCAGCTCTGATGCTCAGGAAGAAGATCCACAGATTACCGATAGTAAACCAGGACAATCAAGTAATAG GTATAGTTACCCGCGATGACGTTCTTCGCGCGTTGGAGGCCATGCTGAAGTTTTAG
- the LOC123146173 gene encoding protein LUTEIN DEFICIENT 5, chloroplastic yields the protein MPLPLHPCCAAGAAATPAMATTAGSCNASSTPPPRYLGSGQGRLRLAPAASRRNSPLLRCSASGGDGPDKVLEKRRAELTARISSGEFTAQGPGWLAPVAARLAKLGPPGELAAGLLTKVAGGERRGPELPQAVGSLASVAGEAFFLPLYDLFLTYGGVFRLNFGPKSFLIVSDPDVAKHILRDNSKAYSKGILAEILEFVMGTGLIPADGEVWRVRRRAIVPALHQKYVTAMIGLFGNASDRLCQKLDKAASDGEDVEMESLFSRLTLDVIGKAVFNYDFDSLSYDNGIVEAVYVTLREAEMRSTSPIPTWEIPIWKDISPRQRKVNEALALINNILDELIATCKRMVDEEDLQFHEEYMNEKDPSILHFLLASGDDVSSKQLRDDLMTMLIAGHETSAAVLTWTFYLLSKYPNVMSKLQAEADAVLGDGLPTLDDVKKLKYTTRVINESLRLYPQPPVLIRRSLEDDMLGEYPIGKGEDIFISIWNLHRCPKHWDDADVFNPERWPLDGPNPNETNQKFSYLPFGGGPRKCVGDMFATFETVVATAMLVKRFDFQMAPGAPPVEMTTGATIHTTKGLNMTVTRRIKPPVIPNLEMKIVSDSEGSTSSTASVAVSTASIASGEGQQVEVSTSQV from the exons ATGCCGCTGCCGCTGCACCCCTGCTGCGCCGCCGGCGCCGCGGCAACGCCcgccatggccaccaccgccggcAGCTGCAACGCGTcctccaccccgccgccccggTACCTCGGCTCCGGCCAGGGCCGGCTCCGCCTCGCTCCGGCAGCCAGCCGGCGTAATAGCCCGCTCCTCCGCTGCTCCGCGTCCGGCGGTGACGGGCCCGACAAGGTTCTTGAGAAGCGCCGGGCCGAGCTCACCGCCCGCATTTCCTCCGGCGAGTTCACCGCCCAGGGCCCCGG ATGGCTCGCGCCCGTCGCGGCGAGGCTGGCCAAGCTGGGCCCGCCGGGGGAGCTCGCGGCCGGGCTGCTCACCAAGGTAGCGGGCGGCGAGCGCAGGGGCCCGGAGCTGCCGCAGGCGGTCGGGTCGCTGGCGTCCGTCGCCGGGGAGGCCTTCTTCCTGCCGCTCTACGACCTCTTCCTCACCTACGGCGGCGTCTTCCGCCTCAACTTCGGGCCCAAG TCTTTCCTCATCGTCTCTGATCCGGATGTAGCTAAGCATATCCTGAGGGACAACTCCAAGGCTTATTCCAAG GGTATCCTTGCGGAAATATTGGAGTTTGTGATGGGCACAGGTCTGATCCCGGCTGATGGGGAGGTCTGGCGTGTTCGACGGCGTGCCATTGTACCAGCATTGCATCAGAAG TACGTGACAGCGATGATAGGTCTCTTCGGAAATGCTTCAGACCGTCTGTGCCAGAAGCTGGACAAGGCGGCATCCGATGGGGAGGATGTGGAGATGGAATCTCTCTTCTCTCGACTAACGCTGGATGTCATCGGGAAGGCAGTGTTCAATTATGATTTTGATTCATTATCTTACGATAATGGAATAGTTGAG GCTGTGTATGTAACATTACGGGAAGCGGAAATGCGGAGCACATCTCCTATTCCAACTTGGGAAATACCCATATGGAAAGACATCTCCCCTCGGCAGAGGAAGGTCAATGAAGCTCTCGCACTGATAAATAATATTCTCGATGAACTAATTGCTACTTGCAAG AGGATGGTAGATGAAGAAGATCTGCAGTTTCATGAGGAATACATGAATGAGAAAGATCCTAGTATTCTTCACTTTCTATTGGCATCTGGAGATGAT GTGTCCAGCAAGCAGCTCCGTGATGATCTGATGACAATGCTCATAGCTGGCCATGAGACCTCTGCAGCAGTCTTGACTTGGACATTTTATCTTCTGTCTAAG TATCCGAATGTAATGTCCAAGCTCCAAGCTGAG GCTGATGCTGTTCTAGGAGATGGTTTACCAACACTTGATGATGTGAAGAAACTTAAATATACTACTCGAGTTATTAACGAA TCTTTGAGACTATATCCACAGCCGCCAGTTTTAATTCGCCGCTCCCTCGAGGATGATATGCTAGGGGAGTACCCGATCGGCAA GGGAGAAGACATTTTTATATCCATCTGGAACCTTCATCGCTGCCCAAAGCATTGGGACGATGCGGATGTTTTCAATCCAGAAAGGTGGCCTTTGGACGGACCGAATCCAAATGAGACAAACCAAAAATTCAG TTACTTGCCATTTGGTGGCGGGCCAAGGAAATGTGTAGGCGATATGTTTGCTACTTTTGAG ACTGTGGTGGCAACAGCAATGCTTGTCAAGCGATTTGATTTTCAGATGGCTCCAGGAGCACCTCCG GTCGAGATGACAACTGGAGCAACGATTCACACAACTAAGGGACTCAACATGACTGTTACTCGGAGGATAAAGCCACCTGTAATTCCAAACTTAGAGATGAAAATCGTTTCCGATTCAGAAGGAAGCACAAGTTCTACTGCGTCAGTGGCTGTTTCTACTGCTAGTATTGCATCCGGAGAAGGTCAACAAGTAGAGGTGTCGACAAGTCAAGTGTGA
- the LOC123146174 gene encoding uncharacterized protein isoform X1, whose product MEALLGSAREHSYTTSTQDKEAVSGEEQLASMACINTLQSCSMFKGAKTEARRGRASGGSFGCRASTFMDGSGLRLGLDENPDAIISGEWPENFSLLSYDDLRAYLQSQQQQQQQPPSHAGDQQRGPLLREAMSTPVLMVTAEQALVEVEGHFQLVSGLPVVDSARRCIGVVVKSDRVRASHGSKTKIADVMTSPAITLSCDKTVTDAAALMLRKKIHRLPIVNQDNQVIGIVTRDDVLRALEAMLKF is encoded by the exons ATGGAGGCCCTGCTGGGATCTGCAAGAGAACACAGTTACACAACATCCACACAAGACAAGGAAGCAGTAAGCGGTGAAGAACAGCTAGCATCCATGGCCTGCATCAATACCTTGCAGAGCTGCTCCATGTTCAAAGGGGCCAAGACTGAAGCCAGAAGAGGTAGAGCCAGTGGCGGGAGCTTTGGGTGCCGGGCGTCCACGTTCATGGACGGCAGCGGGCTCCGGCTCGGGCTCGACGAGAACCCCGACGCCATCATCTCCGGGGAGTGGCCCGAGAACTTCTCCCTCCTCAGCTACGACGACCTCCGCGCGTACCTCCAgtcccagcagcagcagcaacaacaaccaccTTCCCATGCCGGCGATCAG CAGCGGGGGCCGCTCCTGCGCGAGGCCATGTCGACGCCCGTGCTGATGGTCACAGCGGAGCAGGCGCTGGTGGAGGTTGAAGGCCACTTTCAGCTCGTGTCAGGCCTCCCGGTTGTCGACAGCGCTCGCAGATGCATCGGGGTCGTCGTCAAGAGCGATCGTGTGAGGGCTTCACATGGG TCGAAGACGAAGATTGCAGATGTGATGACATCTCCAGCAATCACGCTATCATGCGATAAAACAGTGACCG ATGCCGCAGCTCTGATGCTCAGGAAGAAGATCCACAGATTACCGATAGTAAACCAGGACAATCAAGTAATAG GTATAGTTACCCGCGATGACGTTCTTCGCGCGTTGGAGGCCATGCTGAAGTTTTAG